In one window of Pseudochaenichthys georgianus chromosome 5, fPseGeo1.2, whole genome shotgun sequence DNA:
- the LOC139433851 gene encoding lactose-binding lectin l-2-like yields MLVFLFLLGLALGAVSSSDDPEMVLERSSCPSFWFSFNGRCYKYIATKMTWADAELHCLSQGGNLVSIHSKREEDFVKLLIKNFDLAQGPTWIGLSDIHKEGSWMWSDGCVAKFFFWNKGEPNNLRGEDCVHNNWSGMWNDKRCSTTLPSVCASRTTCP; encoded by the coding sequence atgctggttTTCCTCTTCCTGTTGGGCCTGGCTCTGGGTGCTGTGTCTTCTTCAGATGACCCTGAAATGGTGCTTGAGCGTAGCAGCTGTCCCTCATTCTGGTTCTCCTTCAACGGCCGCTGCTACAAGTACATCGCCACAAAGATGACCTGGGCTGATGCAGAGCTCCACTGTCTGTCCCAGGGAGGCAACCTAGTGTCTATCCACAGTAAACGAGAAGAGGATTTTGTCAAACTCCTGATCAAAAACTTTGACCTTGCTCAGGGACCAACATGGATCGGACTCAGTGACATCCACAAAGAAGGAAGTTGGATGTGGTCTGATGGGTGTGTAGCCAAGTTTTTCTTTTGGAATAAAGGAGAACCAAACAACCTAAGAGGTGAAGACTGTGTACACAACAACTGGTCAGGGATGTGGAATGATAAGAGGTGTTCAACAACTCTTCCCTCAGTTTGTGCATCTCGCACAACTTGTCCTTAG
- the LOC117447204 gene encoding lactose-binding lectin l-2-like, with product MLVFLFLLGLALGAVSSSDDPEMVLERSSCPSFWFSFNGRCYKYIATKMTWADAELHCLSQGGNLVSIHSKREEDFVKLLIKNFDLAQGPTWIGLSDIHKEGSWMWSDGCVAKFFFWNKGEPNNLRGEDCVHNNWSGMWNDGRCSTTLPSVCASRTTCP from the coding sequence atgctggttTTCCTCTTCCTGTTGGGCCTGGCTCTGGGTGCTGTGTCTTCTTCAGATGACCCTGAAATGGTGCTTGAGCGTAGCAGCTGTCCCTCATTCTGGTTCTCCTTCAACGGCCGCTGCTACAAGTACATCGCCACAAAGATGACCTGGGCTGATGCAGAGCTCCACTGTCTGTCCCAGGGAGGCAACCTAGTGTCTATCCACAGTAAACGAGAAGAGGATTTTGTCAAACTCCTGATCAAAAACTTTGACCTTGCTCAGGGACCAACATGGATCGGACTCAGTGACATCCACAAAGAAGGAAGTTGGATGTGGTCTGATGGGTGTGTAGCCAAGTTTTTCTTTTGGAATAAAGGAGAACCAAACAACCTAAGAGGTGAAGACTGTGTACACAACAACTGGTCAGGGATGTGGAATGATGGGAGGTGTTCAACAACTCTTCCCTCAGTTTGTGCATCTCGCACAACTTGTCCTTAG
- the LOC117446144 gene encoding RING finger protein 224-like, giving the protein MPSLCSQSALHLNTPSDTMVVHEEKECVVCFNEYSRSDRVPRVLHCGHTFCAPCLEQLYQLKGSLYCVSCPLCRWITCTRASLALPGALWVNMEIWDKIVEERVIPSAPMEDLSYTETQLIQSSLPVSKRSGGKTLLQRMFGCVTQQPDMDAC; this is encoded by the exons ATGCCTTCACTCTGCTCCCAGTCTGCACTCCACCTCAATACACCCTCAGACACCATGGTCGTACACGAGGAGAAGGAGTGTGTGGTGTGCTTCAACGAGTACTCTCGCAGCGACCGGGTCCCTCGGGTGCTGCACTGCGGACACACCTTCTGTGCACCCTGCCTGGAGCAGCTGTACCAGCTGAAGGGGTCCCTCTACTGCGTCTCCTGCCCCCTGTGCCGCTGGATCACCTGCACCAGGGCCAGCCTGGCCCTGCCCGGGGCCCTGTGGGTCAACATGGAGATCTGGGACAAGATAGTGGAGGAGAGGGTGATACCATCAGCCCCGATGGAGGATTTAAGCTACACTGAGACACAACTCATTCAGTCATCACT GCCTGTTTCAAAACGGTCTGGTGGCAAGACCTTACTCCAGAGGATGTTTGGATGTGTGACGCAGCAGCCAGACATGGACGCGTGTTGA
- the ube2j2 gene encoding ubiquitin-conjugating enzyme E2 J2, with translation MNNNGNKRAPTTATQRLKQDYLRIKKDPVPYICAEPLPSNILEWHYVVRGPEKTPYEGGYYHGKLIFPREFPFKPPSIYMITPNGRFKCNTRLCLSITDFHPDTWNPAWSVSTILTGLLSFMVEKGPTLGSIETSDYTKRQLSAQSLAFNLKDKVFCELFPDVVDEMKQKQKAQEELSARTQPLPLPDVVPDGDPQHAHYGLPALNGGPVPLGGANPAPGLQQANRNHGLLGGALANLFVIVGFAAFAYTVKYVLRSIAQE, from the exons ATGAACAACAACGGGAATAAGAGAGCTCCAACCACAGCCACTCAGCGACTCAAGCAGGATTACCTCAGGATAAAGAAAGACCCTGTGCCTTACATCTGTGCAGAACCTCTCCCCTCCAACATCCTAGAATG GCACTATGTCGTCAGAGGCCCGGAGAAAACTCCCTATGAAG GAGGTTATTATCACGGAAAACTCATTTTCCCTCGGGAATTTCCTTTTAAACCACCAAGTATCTACATGATAACACCAAATGGGAGGTTTAAGTGTAATACAAG GTTATGTTTGTCCATCACAGACTTCCATCCAGACACGTGGAACCCGGCGTGGTCTGTCTCCACCATCCTCACCGGTCTGCTCAGCTTCATGGTGGAGAAAGGCCCCACCCTTGGCAGCATCGAGACCTCTGACTACACA AAAAGACAGCTGTCAGCCCAAAGTCTGGCCTTCAACCTCAAGGACAAAGTGTTCTGTGAGCTGTTTCCCGATGTAGTCGAT GAGATGAAGCAAAAGCAGAAGGCGCAGGAGGAGTTAAGCGCCCGCACTCAGCCCCTCCCCTTACCCGACGTGGTTCCCGACGGCGACCCTCAGCACGCCCACTACGGACTCCCCGCCCTCAACGGAGGTCCCGTTCCCCTCGGGGGCGCCAACCCCGCCCCTGGCCTGCAGCAGGCCAATCGCAACCATGGACTTCTAGGTGGAGCTCTGGCCAACCTGTTTGTGATCGTAGGCTTCGCGGCGTTCGCCTACACGGTCAAGTACGTGCTGCGGAGCATAGCCCAGGAGTGA